In Rhinoraja longicauda isolate Sanriku21f chromosome 27, sRhiLon1.1, whole genome shotgun sequence, one DNA window encodes the following:
- the LOC144606768 gene encoding zinc finger protein 706: MARGQQKLQAQQKNAKRQADKKKGGSDQKAAAKAALVHTCPVCKTQMPDPKTFKQHFESKHPKSPLPPELEDVQA, translated from the exons ATGGCTCGTGGACAGCAGAAACTACAAGCCCAGCAGAAGAATGCTAAGAGGCAAGCTGATAAGAAAAAGGGGGGATCTGATCAAAAAGCAGCAGCAAAGGCAGCACTCGTGCACACATGTCCTGTCTGCAAA ACACAGATGCCAGATCCTAAAACCTTCAAACAACATTTTGAGAGTAAACATCCTAAATCTCCTTTGCCTCCTGAACTGGAAGATGTGCAGGCATAA